The Coffea arabica cultivar ET-39 chromosome 4e, Coffea Arabica ET-39 HiFi, whole genome shotgun sequence genome includes a window with the following:
- the LOC113741029 gene encoding uncharacterized protein, translating to MEDTEDIQEIHPPPTTEVSKGKKVLQQHKKGKTIGTFFMPRATPGGQPSIKSVMQSKEAKEKVDLAVAKWMIDASIPFNAANSAYYQTMFDAACSFGAGYKAPNFYDLRGYLLTKNVEQVKNFVNSFRTTLKETGCTIMADGWTDQQRRILINFLAYCPRGTIFLKSVDASDASKTAEMLYKLFREVVLFVGMENVVHFITNNAANYVAAGRLLEREFPTLYWSPCAAHCLNLMLHDMGKLDEVSKVVEHASKITKYIYNHCYPLHLMRKYTGGKEIIRPAPTRFATNFIALQSILVQKDALRAMVTSKEWTFSAYAKESKAKKFVDLVLDSLFWKECAIIVQLTEPFVRVLRIVDSDERPAMGYLYAAMHRAREELLRRFSRKKKTVDPFLRIINSRWDSQLHKIFMLPVIGSILLINTILLIWKSIGTQHQDFWM from the coding sequence ATGGAAGATACAGAAGATATTCAAGAGATTCATCCGCCTCCCACTACTGAagtttcaaaaggaaaaaaagttctTCAACAGcacaaaaaagggaaaacaatAGGGACTTTTTTTATGCCAAGAGCTACTCCAGGAGGTCAACCATCCATCAAAAGTGTGATGCAAAGCAAAGAAGCTAAAGAGAAGGTTGACTTGGCAGTTGCGAAGTGGATGATTGATGCTTCCATCCCTTTCAATGCAGCAAACTCTGCATATTATCAAACAATGTTTGATGCTGCTTGTTCTTTTGGAGCTGGTTACAAAGCACCTAATTTCTATGACTTGCGTGGCTATTTATTGACAAAAAATGTTGAGCAAGTCAAGAATTTTGTTAATAGCTTTCGTACAACTTTGAAAGAAACTGGATGTACTATTATGGCTGATGGATGGACTGACCAACAAAGGAGAATTCTCATCAACTTTCTAGCTTATTGCCCTAGAGGAACTATTTTTTTGAAATCAGTTGACGCCTCGGATGCTTCGAAGACTGCAGAAATGTTGTATAAGCTATTTAGAGAAGTGGTTTTATTTGTTGGGATGGAAAATGTGGTACACTTCATTACTAACAATGCTGCCAATTATGTTGCTGCTGGAAGATTATTAGAAAGGGAATTTCCAACACTTTACTGGTCTCCATGTGCTGCTCATTGCCTAAATTTGATGTTGCATGATATGGGCAAGTTAGATGAGGTTAGTAAAGTGGTTGAACATGcttcaaaaataacaaaatatatttataatcatTGTTATCCGTTGCATTTGATGAGAAAATACACTGGTGGAAAAGAAATTATTCGGCCTGCTCCTACACGTTTTGCTACTAATTTCATTGCATTGCAAAGTATTTTAGTGCAAAAAGATGCTTTAAGAGCTATGGTGACTTCAAAAGAATGGACCTTTTCAGCATATGCTAAGGAGAGTAAAGCAAAAAAATTTGTGGATCTTGTGCTAGATtctctgttttggaaggaatgtGCTATAATCGTTCAATTAACTGAGCCTTTTGTTCGAGTTCTAAGAATTGTTGATAGTGATGAAAGGCCTGCTATGGGATACTTGTATGCTGCCATGCATAGAGCCAGAGAAGAGCttttgagaagattctcaagaaaaaagaaaacagttgATCCTTTCTTAAGAATAATTAATTCAAGATGGGATAGTCAGCTTCACAAAATCTTCATGCTGCCGGTTATTGGCTCAATCCTGCTTATCAATACAATTCTCTTGATTTGGAAAAGCATAGGCACACAACATCAGGACTTTTGGATGTGA